One window of the Megalops cyprinoides isolate fMegCyp1 chromosome 2, fMegCyp1.pri, whole genome shotgun sequence genome contains the following:
- the LOC118772701 gene encoding glucagon family neuropeptides-like isoform X3: MAMSRKATLALLIYGIIMHYSVCCSPIGLSYPNVRLENEVYDEDGNSLPDLAFDSDQIAIRSPPSVIDDVYTLYYPPEKSGGSNMEDDTEPLSKRHSDGIFTDSYSRYRKQMAVKKYLAAVLGKRYRQRFRNKGRRLSYL; this comes from the exons ATGGCAATGTCTAGAAAAGCGACTTTAGCATTACTCATCTACGGAATCATAATGCACTACAGCGTCTGCTGTTCACCTATTGGGCTTAGCTACCCTAATGTTAG aCTTGAAAATGAGGTATACGACGAGGACGGAAACTCGTTACCCGACTTGGCTTTTGACAGTGATCAAATTGCTATAAGGAGCCCCCCATCTGTCATTGACGACGTGTACACGTTATACTACCCACCGGAGAAGAG TGGGGGCAGCAATATGGAGGACGATACAGAGCCTTTGTCCAAAAGGCATTCGGATGGGATCTTCACAGACAGCTACAGCCGCTACCGAAAACAAATGGCTGTCAAGAAATATCTGGCAGCGGTCCTGGGGAAAAGGTATAGACAGAGATTTAGAAACAAAGGACGCCGGCTATCCTATTTGTAG
- the LOC118772701 gene encoding glucagon family neuropeptides-like isoform X2 encodes MAMSRKATLALLIYGIIMHYSVCCSPIGLSYPNVRLENEVYDEDGNSLPDLAFDSDQIAIRSPPSVIDDVYTLYYPPEKRTERHADGIFNKAYRKVLGQLSARKYLHSLMAKRVGLCDAGRSLRLWCLASTLKSPRITDGYLVALQCCKPSAYISLFGSCFCAAQNFDLISSARIRFRERYYYYFFLQLFLSARLEICDS; translated from the exons ATGGCAATGTCTAGAAAAGCGACTTTAGCATTACTCATCTACGGAATCATAATGCACTACAGCGTCTGCTGTTCACCTATTGGGCTTAGCTACCCTAATGTTAG aCTTGAAAATGAGGTATACGACGAGGACGGAAACTCGTTACCCGACTTGGCTTTTGACAGTGATCAAATTGCTATAAGGAGCCCCCCATCTGTCATTGACGACGTGTACACGTTATACTACCCACCGGAGAAGAG AACGGAAAGGCACGCAGACGGAATATTTAATAAGGCCTACAGGAAGGTGCTGGGTCAGTTGTCAGCAAGGAAATATCTGCATTCTCTGATGGCAAAGCGTGTAGG GCTTTGTGACGCAGGACGCAGCTTGCGGCTTTGGTGCCTTGCTTCGACTTTAAAATCGCCACGAATCACAGATGGCTATTTAGTGGCCCTACAATGCTGCAAACCATCAGcttacatttcactttttggttcttgtttttgtgctgCGCAGAACTTCGATTTGATAAGTAGTGCCAGGATTAGGTTTAGAGAGCGCTATTACTACTATTtctttttgcagttgtttttgagTGCTAGATTAGAGATTTGTGATAGTTAG
- the LOC118772701 gene encoding glucagon family neuropeptides-like isoform X1 has product MAMSRKATLALLIYGIIMHYSVCCSPIGLSYPNVRLENEVYDEDGNSLPDLAFDSDQIAIRSPPSVIDDVYTLYYPPEKRTERHADGIFNKAYRKVLGQLSARKYLHSLMAKRVGGGSNMEDDTEPLSKRHSDGIFTDSYSRYRKQMAVKKYLAAVLGKSPEDLNFHHILQDINFDALPDGDEFEAILGDWLKQFSPEFPAL; this is encoded by the exons ATGGCAATGTCTAGAAAAGCGACTTTAGCATTACTCATCTACGGAATCATAATGCACTACAGCGTCTGCTGTTCACCTATTGGGCTTAGCTACCCTAATGTTAG aCTTGAAAATGAGGTATACGACGAGGACGGAAACTCGTTACCCGACTTGGCTTTTGACAGTGATCAAATTGCTATAAGGAGCCCCCCATCTGTCATTGACGACGTGTACACGTTATACTACCCACCGGAGAAGAG AACGGAAAGGCACGCAGACGGAATATTTAATAAGGCCTACAGGAAGGTGCTGGGTCAGTTGTCAGCAAGGAAATATCTGCATTCTCTGATGGCAAAGCGTGTAGG TGGGGGCAGCAATATGGAGGACGATACAGAGCCTTTGTCCAAAAGGCATTCGGATGGGATCTTCACAGACAGCTACAGCCGCTACCGAAAACAAATGGCTGTCAAGAAATATCTGGCAGCGGTCCTGGGGAAAAG CCCTGAAGACTTAAATTTTCACCATATTCTACAAGACATAAACTTTGATGCCCTCCCGGATGGGGATGAGTTTGAGGCTATTTTGGGAGACTGGCTGAAACAGTTTTCTCCCGAATTTCCG GCTTTGTGA